A genome region from endosymbiont of Acanthamoeba sp. UWC8 includes the following:
- a CDS encoding cytochrome c1 encodes MQVRKLLLILFIFYGNTAFASSEHTPELKNVDWSFDGAQGTFDRQSIQRGLKVYKEVCSACHSLKRIAFRNLTDLGFSEEEVKAIAAGYNIQDGPNQEGEMFERPGRPSDYFPPIYPNEQAARAVNNGAFPPDLSLMVKAREGGADYIYSLLTGYQSAPPKGVKLGENMYYNPYFVNGSGQIAMPPPITTDNQVEYTDGTIATTAQMTKDVVNFLQWASEPEMEERKGLGIKVIIFTLVFTILFYYAKKRIWRRVK; translated from the coding sequence ATGCAGGTTAGAAAATTATTATTAATTTTGTTTATTTTTTATGGCAATACTGCGTTTGCTAGCTCTGAACACACGCCTGAGTTGAAAAATGTTGATTGGTCTTTTGACGGAGCCCAAGGCACTTTTGATCGACAATCGATTCAGAGAGGATTAAAAGTATATAAAGAAGTGTGCTCAGCTTGCCATTCTCTTAAAAGAATTGCTTTTAGGAACCTCACTGACTTGGGTTTTTCGGAAGAAGAAGTTAAAGCGATTGCTGCAGGCTATAATATTCAAGACGGACCTAACCAGGAAGGCGAAATGTTTGAAAGGCCGGGCAGACCTTCAGATTATTTCCCGCCCATCTACCCGAATGAGCAGGCTGCCAGGGCGGTAAACAACGGCGCATTTCCTCCTGATCTGTCTCTTATGGTTAAGGCTAGAGAAGGCGGAGCTGATTACATCTATTCATTATTGACCGGCTATCAGTCAGCGCCTCCGAAAGGAGTTAAGCTTGGTGAAAACATGTATTATAATCCTTATTTTGTAAATGGTAGCGGGCAGATTGCCATGCCGCCTCCCATCACTACCGATAACCAGGTGGAATATACTGATGGCACGATTGCGACTACTGCGCAGATGACCAAAGATGTGGTTAATTTTCTACAATGGGCATCCGAGCCGGAAATGGAAGAGAGAAAAGGCCTGGGGATTAAAGTTATCATCTTCACTTTAGTGTTTACTATATTGTTTTATTATGCCAAAAAACGCATATGGCGCAGAGTTAAATAA
- the ubiB gene encoding 2-polyprenylphenol 6-hydroxylase: MINFIANTFRLLKILLILLLSGVPYSLLRLVLLNNLSRERTIRKMGNQINNFLLRSGPSFVKLGQTLSTRPDIIGESLSNSLSKLQDKVPPFNFTSVERTLEKEFKTSLDNLFKEFDKTPVAAASIAQVHKAVTFDNEPVAVKILRPNIEKKFNNDLKLFYFITEFLLFFFPPIKSFKLDQVVKTLEHSVSIETDLRIEGAAADQLRENFANDDSVYIPQMRWDLTSKRVLTQEWIDGIPINERQKLIKAGHNLQQIAKNLAITFFNQAYRDGFFHADIHPGNVMINNAGKIVLIDFGIMGSLEKEDRVFVAKILYGFITRDYKAVSDIHFEMGYVPHTQSREIFALACRSVGEPIVGMPVNKISIGKLLKQLFEISKKFDMNIQPKFLLLQKTLVTVEGTGQSLYPEVNMWQLAEPWIKDWARQNFGIKARIKDTKANIIKLSHDLPKAVDKMLSFFDKMEKNVDTQGFKINNRPEPKAMPFSSLKIIAIFIVGMSIGLMF, from the coding sequence ATGATCAATTTTATTGCGAATACTTTTAGATTACTTAAAATTCTTCTAATATTGCTTCTTAGCGGGGTTCCTTATTCTCTGCTAAGATTAGTTCTATTAAACAATTTAAGTAGAGAAAGAACTATCCGAAAGATGGGTAACCAAATTAATAATTTTCTCCTTAGAAGCGGCCCTTCCTTTGTAAAACTAGGTCAGACCCTATCGACAAGGCCTGATATTATCGGTGAAAGTTTATCAAACTCTTTGTCAAAACTGCAAGATAAGGTTCCGCCTTTTAACTTTACGAGTGTAGAAAGAACTTTAGAAAAAGAATTTAAAACCTCTCTCGATAACTTATTTAAAGAATTTGATAAAACTCCCGTGGCAGCAGCCTCAATTGCACAAGTTCATAAAGCAGTAACTTTTGATAATGAGCCTGTTGCAGTCAAAATTTTGCGACCGAATATAGAGAAGAAGTTCAATAATGATTTAAAACTTTTTTACTTTATTACTGAGTTTCTATTATTTTTTTTTCCTCCCATTAAAAGCTTTAAACTGGATCAGGTAGTAAAGACCCTTGAGCATTCAGTGAGCATTGAAACGGATTTAAGGATCGAAGGAGCTGCCGCTGACCAACTCCGGGAAAACTTTGCTAATGATGATTCCGTATATATTCCGCAGATGCGATGGGATTTAACTTCTAAAAGAGTGCTAACCCAGGAATGGATAGATGGAATACCGATTAATGAACGCCAAAAATTAATTAAGGCAGGCCATAACTTACAACAAATTGCTAAAAACTTAGCAATTACTTTCTTCAATCAAGCTTACAGAGACGGGTTTTTTCATGCAGATATTCACCCCGGCAATGTAATGATTAATAATGCAGGAAAAATTGTTCTGATTGATTTTGGGATTATGGGAAGTCTGGAAAAAGAAGATAGAGTATTTGTCGCAAAAATATTATACGGCTTTATCACCAGAGATTATAAAGCAGTTTCCGATATACATTTTGAAATGGGCTATGTTCCTCATACGCAATCCCGTGAAATTTTCGCCTTAGCCTGTAGGAGTGTCGGCGAGCCGATAGTAGGCATGCCGGTAAATAAAATATCTATAGGTAAATTATTGAAGCAATTATTTGAAATCAGTAAAAAATTTGATATGAATATCCAGCCGAAGTTTTTACTCCTGCAAAAAACGTTGGTGACTGTTGAAGGAACAGGTCAGTCTTTGTATCCGGAAGTAAATATGTGGCAATTAGCCGAGCCATGGATTAAAGATTGGGCTCGACAAAATTTCGGGATAAAAGCTAGAATTAAAGATACCAAAGCTAATATAATTAAGTTGTCTCATGACTTGCCTAAAGCAGTAGATAAGATGCTAAGTTTTTTTGATAAAATGGAAAAAAATGTTGATACCCAAGGTTTTAAGATAAATAACCGACCGGAACCTAAAGCTATGCCTTTTAGCTCATTAAAAATTATAGCTATATTTATTGTAGGTATGAGCATTGGATTAATGTTTTAA
- a CDS encoding Bax inhibitor-1/YccA family protein, producing the protein MDYTKLNQAGYTSSQATYDMGLRDYMVAIYKYMAFALILTGVVAFTVSTSEAMMQAIFGSPLVWVVMLAPIGIVFFLSASFQRLSLQAVQTTFWVYAATIGLSLSSIFMMYTGTSIARVFFITASVFGAMSIYGYTTKKDLTNFGSFLIMGLIGVIIASVVNIFLKSSMMEFMLSLIGLFIFIGLTAYDVQKIKHTYYAVGGSGEMASKVAVYGALNLYMDFINIFLHLLRFMGDRRE; encoded by the coding sequence ATGGATTATACAAAATTGAATCAAGCAGGCTATACTTCTTCCCAAGCTACATATGATATGGGGCTAAGGGATTATATGGTAGCTATATATAAATATATGGCTTTTGCTTTAATCTTAACCGGGGTAGTTGCATTTACGGTCTCTACTTCAGAAGCAATGATGCAAGCGATATTTGGTAGTCCGCTCGTATGGGTGGTAATGCTTGCCCCTATTGGGATTGTATTTTTTTTAAGTGCATCGTTTCAAAGGTTAAGTTTGCAAGCTGTGCAAACAACTTTTTGGGTTTATGCCGCAACTATTGGCTTATCATTGTCTTCAATATTTATGATGTACACCGGAACCAGTATAGCAAGAGTATTTTTCATTACAGCTTCAGTGTTCGGGGCTATGAGCATTTATGGTTATACAACTAAAAAAGATCTTACCAATTTCGGTTCATTTTTAATTATGGGCTTAATTGGAGTTATCATAGCATCAGTTGTAAATATATTTTTAAAAAGCTCTATGATGGAATTTATGCTATCTTTAATCGGTCTTTTCATATTTATCGGTCTTACTGCTTATGACGTACAAAAAATTAAGCATACATACTATGCTGTAGGCGGTAGCGGAGAAATGGCTTCTAAAGTTGCGGTTTACGGAGCATTAAATTTATATATGGACTTTATCAATATATTTCTTCATTTACTCCGTTTCATGGGCGATAGAAGAGAGTAG
- a CDS encoding c-type cytochrome, with translation MRESFEFDKIVIAIAIAMFTIIMSANIGSMFYIPHPFPLKKGFKVDVAETTASNTSAPQGLPITIDMAAIMSAANPEAGKQVFTKCAVCHTIAKNEANKVGPNLWGIVGAPTARHTEFSYSSAMQNHSKEGGKWGFEELYRYLYAPKQYIPGTKMAFAGIKNDSDRANLIAYLRTMSDSPLPISTS, from the coding sequence GTGAGGGAAAGTTTTGAGTTTGATAAAATTGTTATAGCGATCGCGATTGCGATGTTTACTATAATAATGAGTGCTAATATAGGAAGTATGTTTTATATTCCCCATCCCTTTCCTTTGAAAAAAGGGTTTAAAGTGGATGTGGCGGAAACTACTGCATCGAATACTTCTGCACCACAAGGTTTGCCTATCACTATAGATATGGCTGCTATTATGTCTGCTGCCAACCCCGAAGCAGGCAAGCAAGTGTTTACAAAATGTGCAGTATGCCACACTATTGCAAAAAACGAGGCTAATAAAGTAGGGCCTAATTTATGGGGTATCGTCGGAGCTCCTACCGCAAGGCATACGGAATTCAGCTATTCTTCAGCGATGCAGAACCATTCTAAAGAGGGTGGTAAATGGGGATTTGAAGAGTTATATCGTTACCTCTATGCACCGAAGCAATATATCCCCGGAACAAAAATGGCGTTTGCAGGTATTAAGAATGATAGTGATAGAGCTAATTTGATAGCTTACTTAAGAACCATGTCTGATAGCCCGCTTCCCATTTCAACTTCTTAA
- a CDS encoding NfeD family protein → MEYFTKEFWFLLTGIFIVLEVVLGFTIVCLFAALSCFTVGIMVTFDLVPNAIQQLAYFFGFTFLWTIIAYKPLVNLVKKAPKDSYNNIIGGIAEVTEGNLIFGKVGNVKWSGTIFKAMLAIDAEEKEISVGKNVTIVAVKENIFIVK, encoded by the coding sequence ATGGAATATTTTACTAAAGAGTTTTGGTTTTTATTAACAGGAATATTTATAGTATTAGAAGTAGTTTTAGGCTTTACTATAGTTTGCTTATTTGCGGCGCTATCGTGTTTTACGGTAGGAATAATGGTTACTTTTGATTTGGTTCCAAATGCTATTCAACAATTAGCTTACTTCTTTGGTTTCACTTTTTTATGGACGATAATCGCTTATAAGCCTTTAGTTAACTTAGTTAAAAAAGCGCCTAAAGACTCATATAACAATATTATTGGCGGTATTGCAGAAGTAACGGAGGGAAATTTAATATTCGGTAAAGTAGGGAATGTTAAGTGGTCAGGCACTATTTTTAAAGCCATGCTTGCAATTGATGCAGAGGAAAAAGAAATTTCAGTAGGTAAAAACGTTACAATTGTTGCAGTAAAAGAAAATATCTTTATTGTTAAATAA
- a CDS encoding SPFH domain-containing protein — MEYGFLIFLFALFLIAWMGVKIVPQQQAWIIERLGKYNKTLEPGLTLIIPFIDKVAYKHSLKERAVDVHEQAAITQDNVTLLLDGVVYLKIINPVDASYGVENPYYAVVQLAQTSMRSAIGKIHMDKTFEERETLNTHIVHAINEAASTWGIQCMRYEIKDIKPPTNVVKAMEMQVAAERQKRADILESEGKKQAQINIAEANKQEVVLASEAATIDQINRANGEGEAIQTIANATAQGIEKVAQAIQANGGKEAVALRVAEQYINAFGSLAKESNAVIIPANTNDASGMIAQALTIFNNISSKITENKS; from the coding sequence ATGGAATACGGGTTTTTAATCTTCTTATTTGCTCTGTTTCTTATTGCCTGGATGGGAGTAAAGATTGTCCCGCAGCAACAGGCATGGATAATTGAGCGTTTGGGTAAATATAATAAAACTTTAGAACCGGGACTTACGTTAATAATACCATTTATTGATAAAGTAGCTTATAAGCACTCTTTAAAAGAACGAGCCGTTGACGTTCATGAGCAGGCAGCAATTACACAAGATAATGTTACCCTACTGCTTGACGGCGTAGTTTACTTAAAAATCATTAACCCGGTAGATGCTTCTTATGGAGTTGAAAACCCTTATTATGCCGTAGTGCAATTAGCACAGACTTCCATGCGTTCCGCAATCGGAAAAATACATATGGATAAAACCTTTGAAGAGCGTGAAACATTAAACACTCATATTGTACATGCAATCAATGAAGCAGCATCTACCTGGGGCATACAGTGTATGCGCTATGAAATTAAGGATATAAAGCCACCCACTAATGTTGTAAAAGCCATGGAAATGCAAGTGGCGGCCGAAAGACAGAAGCGAGCGGATATTTTAGAATCCGAAGGTAAAAAACAAGCTCAGATAAATATAGCGGAAGCTAATAAACAAGAAGTAGTGCTTGCTTCGGAAGCAGCAACAATTGATCAAATCAACCGTGCAAACGGTGAAGGAGAGGCGATTCAGACGATCGCAAATGCAACTGCTCAGGGTATTGAAAAAGTCGCTCAGGCAATTCAGGCAAACGGTGGCAAAGAAGCGGTAGCTTTACGGGTTGCCGAGCAATATATAAATGCTTTCGGCTCACTTGCTAAAGAATCAAATGCGGTAATTATTCCCGCTAATACCAATGATGCAAGCGGTATGATCGCACAAGCTTTAACAATATTTAATAATATTAGTAGCAAGATTACGGAAAACAAATCCTGA
- a CDS encoding methyltransferase has protein sequence MKILTMLNTKFELIKSTFNQINFKELSNQAVTIFKNNFQDVISKSKNIAQTNFDLGMYHYLLGNRSDAILRFNIAKFINPNYIASDYYIGRCYLESFKHQKARVYFEKYLNSKHQDFIEETQYCINLLNNKAAEISSIPKSIIKATFDIIAQALDNNKIIIQQQDIIPQQSLFSSTIQLLMAKNKPFGNDILDIGSGTGIMGKFCRVQKIANIIMGVDISSLMARRASYLMLDDMKVYNNVKVIDYESYLKDPNTLNFNFDIIFASDLITYNSNLDFFFQNIYPIVKEAGLLGITFKTTNNKDVEFKPLFEQFYFSSEYVKTIADKYSWKLVKEENTTFSNNEQGKVIIFSK, from the coding sequence ATGAAAATTTTAACTATGCTTAACACAAAATTTGAGCTGATTAAAAGCACTTTTAATCAAATTAACTTTAAAGAGTTATCTAACCAAGCTGTAACTATTTTTAAAAATAATTTTCAAGATGTTATTAGCAAAAGCAAAAATATAGCCCAAACTAATTTTGACTTAGGGATGTATCATTATCTGCTGGGCAATAGATCAGATGCAATCCTGCGTTTTAATATAGCAAAATTTATTAACCCTAACTATATTGCTTCAGATTACTACATAGGTCGTTGTTACCTGGAAAGCTTTAAACACCAAAAAGCCAGAGTGTACTTCGAAAAGTACCTAAATTCGAAACATCAGGATTTTATAGAAGAAACTCAATATTGTATAAACCTGCTTAATAACAAAGCGGCTGAGATAAGCTCTATACCCAAAAGTATAATCAAAGCAACCTTTGATATAATTGCTCAAGCACTGGATAATAACAAAATTATTATCCAACAGCAGGATATCATTCCTCAGCAAAGTTTATTCTCCAGTACTATACAATTATTAATGGCGAAGAATAAACCATTTGGAAATGATATTTTAGATATTGGCTCCGGCACCGGTATAATGGGTAAATTTTGCCGTGTTCAAAAAATTGCCAATATTATAATGGGGGTAGATATCTCCTCACTTATGGCGAGGCGCGCATCTTATCTTATGCTGGATGATATGAAAGTTTATAATAATGTTAAAGTTATTGATTATGAATCATATTTAAAAGATCCTAATACATTAAATTTTAACTTCGATATTATATTTGCTTCTGATCTTATAACTTATAATTCTAACTTAGACTTTTTCTTTCAAAATATTTACCCTATTGTTAAAGAAGCAGGTTTGCTTGGTATTACCTTTAAAACAACAAATAATAAAGATGTTGAATTTAAACCATTATTTGAGCAGTTTTATTTTTCTTCGGAATATGTTAAAACTATTGCTGATAAGTATAGTTGGAAGCTGGTTAAGGAAGAGAATACAACCTTTTCCAATAACGAGCAAGGTAAGGTTATTATCTTTAGTAAGTAA
- a CDS encoding VacJ family lipoprotein encodes MRTHFGLALLLVFNFLSFNADASDDFEEDSSEEEIYINNSNNIAARDPFEKFNRAIFKFNKGLDNVVLKPVSHTYKILVPEFGRDRVHNFLQNLTEPVNFINGLLQLNPKKCTTAVARFITNTFLGLGGIHDVAGEAGLKYLKTGFSETLSTYGAKTGSYLVLPLIGSSSIKDAFGFAADTLADPFNYALNRKAAYARTGIVTIDKRSYLLDTTDYLEQSSMDEYVTYRSLYFQKNQ; translated from the coding sequence ATGAGAACACATTTTGGTCTTGCTTTGTTATTAGTATTTAATTTTTTATCTTTTAACGCAGATGCTTCCGATGATTTTGAAGAGGACAGCAGCGAAGAAGAAATATATATCAATAACTCAAATAATATAGCTGCACGAGACCCTTTTGAAAAATTTAATCGGGCAATATTTAAGTTTAATAAAGGTTTGGATAATGTAGTTTTAAAACCTGTTTCCCATACTTATAAAATACTTGTTCCTGAGTTCGGAAGGGATAGAGTACATAATTTTCTTCAAAATTTAACTGAGCCGGTAAATTTTATTAATGGCTTATTACAGTTAAACCCTAAAAAATGTACAACTGCTGTTGCCAGGTTTATAACCAATACTTTTTTAGGACTGGGCGGAATTCATGATGTGGCAGGAGAAGCAGGTTTGAAATATTTAAAAACAGGCTTCAGTGAAACTTTAAGTACTTATGGAGCTAAAACTGGATCATATTTGGTGTTACCATTAATTGGAAGCTCTAGTATTAAAGATGCTTTCGGTTTTGCAGCCGATACATTAGCTGATCCTTTTAATTATGCACTCAACAGAAAAGCAGCCTATGCCAGAACCGGTATAGTTACAATTGATAAGAGAAGCTATTTACTGGATACAACCGATTACTTAGAACAATCTTCTATGGATGAATATGTCACTTATAGAAGTTTATATTTTCAAAAAAATCAATAG
- a CDS encoding phospholipid-binding protein MlaC has product MRIIKHFIFIIIVSIISTHNLIANAAADNNNKKASEFVDTNAKRVIGVLSNTDKNTKKLELIALFLEVTDYEWMAKFVLGRYWSTLSAAEQKEYTDAYKNYLVSIYVPKYEEYNKQTYNIYASTSLGNEQYQVSMNISSPSSKEAVQIEYRLKDYGSTFKIRDIVAEGVSLLATQRADFSTFLSNNNIKDLIDNLKSKSK; this is encoded by the coding sequence ATGCGTATTATTAAACATTTCATATTCATAATAATTGTAAGTATTATTTCGACTCATAACCTTATCGCAAATGCAGCAGCTGATAATAATAATAAAAAAGCTTCCGAATTTGTGGATACTAATGCTAAAAGAGTTATCGGGGTGCTGAGTAATACTGATAAAAATACAAAAAAGCTTGAGTTAATTGCACTCTTTTTAGAAGTAACCGATTATGAGTGGATGGCAAAATTCGTCCTCGGCAGATATTGGTCTACACTATCGGCAGCTGAACAAAAAGAATATACAGATGCTTATAAAAACTATTTAGTTTCCATATATGTTCCAAAATATGAAGAATATAATAAGCAAACTTATAATATTTATGCTTCAACTTCACTAGGCAATGAGCAGTATCAAGTTTCAATGAATATTTCCTCTCCTTCCTCTAAAGAAGCTGTACAAATAGAATATAGGCTTAAAGATTACGGAAGCACTTTCAAAATTAGGGATATCGTGGCTGAAGGAGTTAGCTTACTTGCAACTCAAAGAGCAGATTTTTCAACTTTCCTATCTAATAATAATATAAAAGATTTAATTGATAATCTTAAATCAAAATCCAAATAA
- the ccoN gene encoding cytochrome-c oxidase, cbb3-type subunit I, with protein sequence MNNSIKTLDIKYDNQIVKLFTLATLFWLIVGLAAGVYVALELAYPSLNFGIPWLNFGRLRQVHTTGVLFAFVGNVLFATSLFIVQRTCQARLVGKKLAYIMFAGYQFFIIIALYGYCVGITQSREYAEPEWYADLLLLFVWLIYLYVYIGTVVKRKEPHIYVANWFFMAYIIVVAMLHIGNNLSIPLSLFGSESVYLFSGVQSAMIQWWYGHSMVGFLLTTGIIGMVYYFIPKRAGRPIYSYRLSIMHFWALIFLYIWAGAHHLHFTALPDWAQTLGMAMSIILWLPSWGGMVNSMMTLSGAWYKLKEDPVLRFFVIALAFYGMSTFEGPLMAIKTVNALSHYTEWTIGHVHSGTLGWVGLISFGALYCLIPVLWNREEMYSVKLMSLHLWLACIGIILYITSMWVAGITQGLMWRSYDEMGFLKYSFIEVVSVLHPYYVIRALGGIFYLLGTVIMVYNAWMTITSKQRQEKLTPATI encoded by the coding sequence ATGAATAATAGTATTAAAACTTTAGATATTAAATATGATAATCAAATTGTAAAGCTGTTCACTCTAGCTACGCTTTTTTGGTTGATAGTAGGCTTGGCGGCAGGGGTTTATGTTGCTTTAGAGCTTGCATACCCAAGCCTTAATTTTGGGATTCCCTGGTTAAATTTCGGAAGATTACGGCAAGTTCATACTACAGGTGTTTTATTTGCATTTGTGGGCAATGTTCTTTTCGCAACATCTTTATTCATTGTACAAAGAACTTGTCAAGCTAGGCTTGTCGGTAAGAAGCTTGCCTATATTATGTTTGCCGGGTATCAATTTTTCATAATTATAGCTTTATACGGCTATTGCGTAGGGATTACTCAAAGTCGTGAATACGCAGAGCCTGAGTGGTATGCGGATCTTTTACTTCTATTTGTGTGGCTGATATACCTTTATGTATATATAGGAACAGTAGTAAAACGTAAAGAACCTCACATCTATGTAGCAAACTGGTTTTTCATGGCCTATATTATCGTAGTTGCAATGCTCCATATAGGGAACAACTTATCTATTCCGTTATCATTATTCGGTTCGGAAAGTGTATATTTGTTTTCGGGGGTGCAATCCGCTATGATACAGTGGTGGTACGGTCATAGTATGGTAGGGTTTTTACTTACTACGGGTATTATCGGGATGGTTTATTATTTTATTCCTAAAAGAGCAGGACGCCCGATTTATTCTTATCGTCTTTCTATTATGCACTTTTGGGCATTGATATTTTTATATATTTGGGCGGGTGCTCATCATTTACACTTTACGGCGCTCCCTGATTGGGCACAAACTTTAGGAATGGCTATGTCGATTATCTTATGGCTTCCGTCTTGGGGAGGCATGGTGAACAGTATGATGACTCTATCGGGAGCTTGGTATAAATTAAAAGAAGATCCCGTACTTAGGTTTTTTGTAATAGCATTAGCATTCTATGGTATGAGTACTTTTGAAGGCCCTTTAATGGCAATAAAAACAGTAAATGCTCTTAGCCATTATACTGAATGGACAATCGGGCATGTACACTCAGGAACTTTAGGATGGGTTGGTCTAATTAGTTTCGGTGCTTTATATTGTCTTATTCCCGTGCTTTGGAATAGAGAGGAAATGTATTCAGTTAAATTAATGAGTCTCCATCTGTGGCTCGCATGTATCGGAATAATTTTATACATAACTTCTATGTGGGTAGCGGGAATTACCCAAGGTTTGATGTGGAGAAGCTATGATGAAATGGGCTTTTTGAAATATTCATTTATTGAAGTTGTTTCCGTTTTACATCCTTATTATGTAATTAGAGCGCTGGGAGGAATATTCTACTTATTAGGAACCGTGATAATGGTTTATAATGCCTGGATGACTATTACTTCTAAGCAGCGACAAGAAAAGCTTACACCGGCAACAATATAA
- the ccoO gene encoding cytochrome-c oxidase, cbb3-type subunit II encodes MANLHSKIEKNVFILLSLALITTMIGGMVEILPLFKKEIAMERVEGMRPHTPLELAGFNIYKREGCYNCHSQQIRYLRDEVERYGHYSLAAESMYDYPFIWGSKRTGPDLARVGGRYSDDWHVTHLIDPRSLVPESIMPSYPFLHTTKLDYSKIADEMKTMKMIGVPYTDQDIKDYENDIKIQTGIITEDKQITDFQSRYNKAAVRKFDKEAENITELDALVAYLQAIGNKVDLKTNQGRNW; translated from the coding sequence ATGGCAAATTTACACAGCAAAATAGAAAAAAATGTTTTTATACTTTTATCTCTGGCTTTAATTACTACTATGATTGGGGGCATGGTTGAGATTTTACCTCTTTTTAAAAAAGAAATTGCTATGGAGAGAGTAGAAGGCATGCGCCCGCATACTCCATTAGAGCTGGCAGGATTTAATATTTATAAGCGTGAAGGTTGTTATAATTGCCATAGCCAACAAATTCGTTATTTACGCGACGAAGTGGAAAGATACGGGCATTATTCTTTAGCAGCCGAAAGTATGTATGATTATCCTTTTATTTGGGGATCTAAGCGTACAGGTCCTGATCTTGCACGGGTAGGCGGAAGATATTCCGATGATTGGCATGTTACCCACCTTATCGATCCAAGGAGCTTAGTTCCGGAATCAATTATGCCTAGCTATCCTTTTTTACACACGACAAAGCTTGATTATTCAAAGATAGCTGATGAAATGAAAACTATGAAAATGATCGGGGTTCCTTATACAGATCAAGATATTAAAGATTATGAGAATGATATTAAAATTCAAACCGGTATAATTACTGAAGATAAACAAATTACCGACTTCCAAAGCCGGTATAATAAAGCAGCAGTTCGCAAATTTGATAAAGAAGCGGAAAATATTACTGAACTGGATGCGTTAGTTGCTTACCTCCAAGCGATCGGTAACAAAGTTGACCTAAAAACCAATCAAGGAAGAAACTGGTGA
- a CDS encoding cbb3-type cytochrome oxidase subunit 3, which produces MAKYMNPEILILILMLLSFIGIVAWVFRPHSKKKYEEYSQIPLKDEKGTKQGEK; this is translated from the coding sequence ATGGCAAAATATATGAATCCGGAAATACTTATTTTAATATTAATGTTATTAAGCTTTATTGGAATAGTAGCATGGGTTTTTCGCCCTCATTCAAAGAAAAAATATGAAGAATATAGCCAAATTCCATTAAAAGACGAGAAGGGGACTAAACAAGGTGAAAAATAA
- the ccoP gene encoding cytochrome-c oxidase, cbb3-type subunit III yields the protein MKNNKNRKIEVQDTGHEWDGIKEYNNPDPLWLRYTFYAALIFALIYCMLYPSSPTPNNIDILNWSSINELDEKLKEVEKIRAAYQTDFDKASFEEILKSPTLKKFALAGGKSTFNNNCAVCHGAGGSGNIGYPNLTAGAWLWGGKIDDIYTTLKHGIRSEDPETRESVMAAFGRDKILAPEQIGKLADYVISLRNGADTTSEAHKLFQDNCAACHGTQGQGGREFGAPALNDAVWLYGSDKQTIYDVIFNGRGGVMPYWEGKLSDSSIRQVAIYVHQLGGGE from the coding sequence GTGAAAAATAACAAAAACCGAAAAATTGAAGTTCAAGATACCGGTCATGAGTGGGATGGTATAAAAGAATATAATAATCCTGACCCATTATGGTTAAGATACACATTTTATGCTGCATTAATATTTGCTTTAATTTATTGCATGCTATACCCCTCTTCTCCGACACCGAATAATATTGACATACTTAATTGGTCCTCAATTAATGAGCTTGATGAAAAACTTAAAGAAGTAGAAAAAATCAGAGCTGCCTATCAAACTGATTTTGATAAAGCTTCATTTGAGGAAATTTTGAAAAGCCCTACCCTGAAGAAATTCGCTTTAGCCGGAGGGAAATCAACTTTTAACAACAACTGTGCAGTTTGCCACGGAGCCGGAGGAAGCGGTAACATCGGATATCCTAATTTAACCGCAGGTGCATGGCTGTGGGGCGGAAAAATAGATGATATATATACTACTCTGAAACACGGAATAAGATCGGAAGACCCTGAAACCAGAGAATCGGTAATGGCAGCATTTGGCCGCGATAAAATCCTGGCACCTGAGCAAATAGGGAAATTAGCTGATTATGTGATTTCTTTAAGAAATGGTGCGGATACAACTTCAGAAGCTCATAAATTATTTCAGGATAACTGTGCAGCTTGCCACGGAACACAAGGACAAGGCGGAAGAGAATTCGGGGCTCCCGCCCTTAACGATGCCGTGTGGTTATATGGTAGTGATAAACAAACTATATATGATGTAATTTTTAACGGTAGGGGAGGTGTAATGCCTTACTGGGAAGGAAAGTTATCCGACTCTTCAATTAGGCAGGTTGCAATTTATGTGCACCAGCTTGGCGGCGGAGAATAA